From Acidianus brierleyi:
TTGCGATATGTGTATGATGGGTTATGAGACCCTCTGTAGAAATGGTGGAAGAATAGGTGTAAACACTACCGGTGGGTTTGCAGAATATGTTTCAATAGAAGAGAAATACGTATTTAAGTTACCAGAAAATTATAGTTGGGAATTAGGTTCTAGTATGACTGTTGCAGCTTTAACTGCATATCATGCATTAAAGGAAGCTCAATTAAGGCTATCAGATACTCTGGTGGTTTTCGGAGCATCTGGAAATACTGGAATGTTCCTAGTTCAATTAGGGAAGAAATTCGGAGCTAAAGTAATAGCAGTAAGCAGGAAACAATGGCTTACAGACTTTGGAGCGGATATGATAGTAGGATATGAAGATGTTTACGAGAAGGTTAAGGATTTTACGAATGGAAAAATGGCAGACGTTATTATAAATTCTTTAGGTAAAGAATTTTGGGACAAAAGTTTCTCAGTAGTAGGAGTTAAGGGTAAAATAGTGACTTTTGGCACACTTACTGGAGCAGAAATCAAATTGAATTTAAACCAACTCTATAATAAACATATAAGTATCTTGGGCACTAATAGAGGAAACAGAAAAGATTTCTTAGAGCTTTTGGATGTTTGTAGAGACTGTAAGGTTAGAACATGGAAGAAATATAGCCTTGAGAACGGTATAGAAGCGTTAAATTCGTTGTCTGCCAATGATAGGGATGGTAGAATATTTATAGTGGTATAAAAAGATAATATCTTTTTCACTTTAATATTCACCTTCTAATAAAATAGAAATAGAGGTATATACCAAGATTTATTAAATAAGAAAATAAAATGAAAATATGATAAAAGAACATCGTCCTATAAATACAAGGAAGGTCTACATATATAGATGATATAGAACCTAGGAATATCAATTGTAACATTTAACGAAATAGTTAACTTCTCCAAGAGAGGGAATTAGGATAAACGTAAAAGGCGACGAAGTATATTATTATTTTCCTCTATTTCGGACTGTGGAGTACCTTCGCCAATTGAATCTCCACGGTATGCCGTTACAGATACTGTTGAGTATGTATCGAATTTACTATCAGGAAGTAGAGGAATAGGAGAAGCAGGAACTACTGACGCTTTATCAGATTTATAGCTTTAGAAAAATGTACCAAGAAAAATTATATGCTACTCCAATTAGACCTTGGTTTATAATATAAAAACATTTTTTCTAAATTATTAAAATAGATAAAGAGTTTATATATTATTTAATCTTTTTGCTTATGAATCTGACTAATATAAACTTAAACTAAATTTTATAATAAAAATATTTATTTAATTAATATGTATCATGTATCTATGGACTCTAATTGGTTTTCAATTTCACAAGAAAAAAGGACTGCAATAAAATATATTTCAGAAAATTTTTATCCAGCAAAATACATGAACAGATGGAGAGATTTCAAAGAAATTTCTTATAAATTATCAGAAATTGTTAAACTATATTCTTCTACACAAATAACTGAAGAAATAGAGCATTTTGAATTCTTTAAGCAATATTTTAATGAAGACACACTGGACTTACCGCTACCAGAATCTTACATCAAATGGTTTGATTCCATGCTTCTAGCGTTTAGGCACGGAAATATAGATGAAATAGCTTCACGTTTTCATATGATAACTGAAGGAATTTTAGCTACTGTAGGTTTAAAAATACTAAACGAAACGTCTATGGAATTACCAGAATTTAACTTTAATATAAAGAAAATAATAGAAGATGAGGCAAGACATATAAATTTTGGTTTTCAAATTATCATGAATCCAAATTATGCTGTAAATAGAATAGAAGAATTATATCCTTATGCTGAAGATATAATAAAGGATGGTATGAAATATTTAGAACCAATAGGATATTCTTGGTATGATTTACGTAAGCTTATGTTAGAATTGAAAGAAGCTAGGATAAACAAGTTAAAAAAGAAAATAATGTCTGCTAATTGAAATAAGTCATAAAACTCTTACAATATATTAAATTACGTTTGAACTTTCCTTTATATTAATATTATAATAAAATTTCTTATAAATATTAAATAATAAAATTTAATAGAAGGAGATTATAATTTATTGATTAGACTAAATACATTTATATTTATGCATTCATCATCTTGCAATTCACAGCTCTATTGTAGATTGAAATAATAGATTATGTAAGAGATATATTCAATTAAATTATTATACAAACAAAAACGTATTCAAGGACTTAGATTGAAACATTTTCTTTCAAATTATAAAAACAAAGTGAATTAACAAAGATAATCTGAATAGCCCATGTTTGTTAAGTAAGATTGATAATTATTGTAGCAAAATAATCTCTATTAAGATATTTAATTGAAAGAGTTATTATTCTATGAAACAATCACATATCATTTTGCGTATGAAACAAAAGTATAAATAGTATAATGATACTAACTGCTATAATTCCTAAAGTACCAGAAAAGTAAAACGCATATGACGGTTTTATTTCGAATAATATACCTATAACTATATTATAGAATATCTGAAATATATTAGTAAAAGTACTAATTAATGCAATTTGTGATCCACGAATTTCTGATCTAGTAACACTCTTACTAATATTCACACCCATTATATTTTGCATAGCAACAAGTAATGTCCAAAAATAAAATAATATAAATGTAATATAAATATTGTATACTAACGGAATAAGGAAAAATATGAATGATTCAGAAAATAATATAAGTGATAAGTTCTTAAAACTACTATAATTACTTAGAATAATTGAAAATAGTAGTGGTAAAAAGGCCATTATTATCGCGTATGTTGAATATATGACGCCAATCAATGTTAATGGTATTGATAGATATTTAACGAAATAAATTGTCACATAAAATACCTCTAGATTTAATCCTGAACTGAGTATAGAAGTTAAAATGTATAACAATAGAGTTTTATCTCTAATATGTTTAAAACTTAATTGCATTATTTTTCCTACTTTATAATTTTTGTTTTCTCCTTTAGGTAATTTAAGAAATCTTATCAAACTACTGATTCCAAATAATATTGAAATGAACACAAATAACAAAAGTGAAACACCGAAATACTGTAACAAAAAACCACCAGTTAAAATTCCTATAGATGCTAGGATGCTAGTTATAAGAGAAAATACACCAAAAGCTTTTCCAGCATCCCTATAATCAAGTATAAATTTATGGATACCTAGAGAATTAATCATTCTCACTATGGACTCAAAAATTATAAATGAAATTATAAAAAATACAGCGATACGCGTTCCCATTATAAGAAACAGAGGAACAGCAATTAATGCAGAGATAACAAGGGCATTTCTACTACCTATTTTATCAACTATAATGCCTAAAGGAAGATTTAAAATAACATATACAAAATTCGTTATACTATATATTGTACCAATAATAAATATATTAATATTAAAGAAAGTCATAATAATAGGAAAATAATACGCTAATAATGAATATGCAAAAGTAGAAATGCCAGAAGATAAAGAAAAATAAAATAATATTTTATCCCTTATAAGATAATAAATCTCCTTTAGCATAATTTTTCACTATAGGACACAAAGGATCTGGAGCTAGCAAGTCGTGACCTAATATATACGCGTTAAATCTGAAACCTCCTTTACAGATATTTTTAACAGTACAACTCTTACATGGTTCTTTAAGAAACGATAGTGTTCTTATAGCATTAAGCAATCTGTTGTTAGACCAAATTTCAATTAATGAGTGCGTCTTTAGATTACCTAGCTTTGCCAGAGGAATAGAAGTTGCTTCGGACCCAGGATAAACATCTCCATTCGGCGAAACGATTAGACCTATTTCACCCCAATTTGTAGGAATTGGTATCCTAGAATATAGAATATCAGTATCCACATAATTTTGTATAAAGTCTTCTCCATAGATTGATCTAAGTCTATTCAATTTGTCATGAATTTTTTTCTCGTCATTAGAATCTGGTACTACATACTTTTGATTAATATATCCGTGACCTACTTTTATAACAGGATTAATTTCTATCCAGTCTAAATTTGCTTTATATGCTAGATCCACAACTTCTTCTAAGTGGTCGAGATAATATTTAGTTAACACTATATTACCTCCAACAAGCTTTACTCCAAAATACTTAAATTTCTTAGCAATATTTGTTTTGTTTAATATTTCATTTTTAATATTCATGTCCAAAACTGATAGATCAGATAAATGCTTATGTGATGTGAGATTTATTCTAACTCTATCTAAACCACTTTCTACTAATTTTTTAATTCTATTATCAGAAACTGGTTCTCCACTAGTTAATAGTAAATATCTTAATTTTTGTCTTGAAATATAGGATAAGATTTCTTCTAAATCAGTTCTTAGCAGAGCTTCTCCTCCAGTAATTACAATATCCATAGCCCCTTCATAACTTTTATCCATATTTTTAATTTGATCAATTATTAATAACCATTCATTTACGTCTAATTCCTTTATTTCTATTGTAGATCTGAACTTTGGTTTTTCATTTGCTATATAAAAATTCCCTTCTTTAGGCGGATTATGGCAGTAAAAACATTGTTGACTGCATCTATAAGTTAGCTCCAATTCTATAAAAAAAGGTTTAGAGTTAATCACTTTAGTTCATCCTCTTTTTTAGAGTATTACCAACTCGTCATATAGTAACTAGGTGCATGAACTGTATAGTACATCGTATACTTTCTCTTTTGTATCTTTATCTCATTTTCAAACTTTTTTATTACATATTCTTCGTCTATTTCCATTCTTTACACCCCCTATTATCTAATATCTTTTGAACAGCTTTTTTTAACTCTCAATAATTGAGAAAACTTTTTAAATATGCCATAATTATTAAACTGTCATATTTTAACGTTTTTTAGACATTACCTACCGAATAAAGTAATATATACATTTATTTAATATACTCAGTAGTACTTCAAAGTACAACGACATCCCTTAAATTACACAAATACTTTATATATGTTAAGGAAAAGATATTGCCCTTTAAAGCCTCAGAAAGTACAAAAGTATTTTATTAAAATGGTTAATGCTTATATCATTCCTCCACATAACTAAAAATTGATCTCGTATCAAAAACAATGAAAGATTATTTAAAAACAAATACAAACATATTATGGTGATGAGTATTAATTAGGGGGTTATACCCAGGTAGATTTCAGCCATTTCATTACGGGCATCTGAGTGTAGTAAAATGGGCACTTGAGAAGGTTGACGAATTAATAATACTTATTGGAAGCGCTCAGGAAAGCCATACTTTAACTAATCCTTTTACTGCAGGTGAAAGAATTGAAATGATAAAAAATACATTATCAGAATACGATATACCGTCTAATAGGTTCTACATTATTCCTTTACCAGATATTTCAATGAACAGTATATGGGCCTATCATGTAAAATCATATGTTCCTAGATTTCATAAAGTTATAGGAAGGAATCCCCTAGTAATTAGACTATTTAAGGAGGCTGGAGTAGAAACTGAAAATCCTCCTGAATTTGATAGGATTAATTATAACTCCACATACATTAGAAAATTAATTATTGAAAATGATAGTAGATGGAAGAAGCTAGTGCCAAAGAGTGTAATTGAGGTCATAGAAGAAATTAAAGGAGATAAAAGACTCAGAGAAATTGTAGGTTAAAAAGCAATTTTGAAAAATAAAAATCATATATCAATTTTTAACTCTTGTTTTACCTTTTTCCAATCTATAGCCGATGAGATTGATTGGTATTCTATGAATTTTCCCTCATTACTTTTCCATTTATCAAAATTTTTCATTGCTGTAGAATGAGGTAAAGTACTAATGAAATCATGCATAGAATCTCTACTTTCCCAAACAGATACGGTAACATAATAAGATCTAGTGAAGTTAGCATATAATCCAAATGAAACTACTGGACTGTTCATTAATTTATTAATGATTTTTCCTGTTAATAATAGAAATTGAATAGTATATCGTCTTCTTAGAGGTAAATATGTAATCACTATTATGAACTCCTTTAAGTTAGAATTTTTAAGATATTTTTCATATTTCAAATTGCTCATGTAATTATTGATCATATGCTTATAAATGTCTACAATACTCTTACGTAACTATTAGTTATTTTAAATCGTTCTAATTCCCTTAACGCTTATATAGGAAGTACCTGTATACAAAGGCCAAATGAGACTTTTGTTAGATAATTACGAAACTTGGAATGAGTAAGTTACTTACTAGGGAGTAAGTAAAACGTTATTTAATCCTGAACAGAAAGATAATTTGAAAGATATTTTAGCAGAGAAACTGAAATCTCATCATTTCAAAATCACTAATTCAGTATTCTATTTTTATTGCGTTTTATTATCGTTAATCTGTTATTAATATAATCGATTTTCTCTATATAATCGTGTCCATATCTTAAAAATAAATATATTATAATTATACAATAAAAATATTAAATTGGAGACGGAGAAGAAACCCCTTCAATCTTTTTCATATATTCTTTATACATACATCTATCTTGAATAACAATTAATCCAGCCTTTCTTGCCTTTTCAGCAGCTTCGTCATTTCTTATTCCCTCTTGTAGCCATATTACTTTTACGTCTCCTTTTTGTTTTACCCTTTCTAAAACTTCATCTACTATTTTAGGAACTTCTGATGACGGTCTAAAAACTTCTACAACTTCAATTTTTTCAGGAACATCTAATATGGATTTATAGCTTTTTCTTCCTAAAATTTCATTAACTGTAGGATTTACTGGAATTACGTTATATCCTTTTGAAATTAGAAATTTAGGTACTTGATGCGAAGGTTTAGAAGGATCTTTAGAAAATCCTATTGTAGCTATATTCTTATATCCCTTAAGAACATTTAATATCTCATTTTCTTCGTTATCCATAATTATACTTTAATACCTATCTTTTTAAATCTATTTGCCTTATGTAACATAAAATTTAATATTAATATTATTAATTTATCAAATATTTTAAAAGGAGATTGATTAGTTAATAACAAGCATCACGGATATAAAACTTCCTTAAATCTTCAGTGGCCATATTTTAGATTCTTCCAATTTTTTATTTCCAGTATATCCACAAATTCCAACTCTCGGAGAATTAGGTATGTATTTATCCGAAGTACTGTATCTGGTTAAAGGATTATCATTTCTACCTAAAATATAGATGTATTTGTCCTTTATCTTTACACTGCTAATAACTTCTAGTTTAAGTTCAGTACTATTCCCATAATCGTACGTGTACTCGAAATAGAGACCCTTATTCAATATTTCTGAGAGTTTTGTCTTCATAGATTTCTTGCCGTCGTAATCTACAACAAAATCTGAAGGATATGTGATTTCATTTATTCTGAATTCGCTAGCGTGACCACAACAATCTACCCAAATATCTCTTATGAATTTATCTAAATCTTCTAAAGTATAATCTAAAGGAACTGCAACGTAAAGCCAATAATAAGCAGAATATTTATCCTTAATTTTTATAAGGTACGCGTCTATTTCTCCTTTTAGAACATCATTAACTTTACTGCATTTTGAGAAATGCTTAACGGCCATCGAAGTACTTATTTTAGTATTACAGAATATGCATTTTCCCCATGTAGATAGCATATTGTAATTATATATTTTCCATATTTATTCCTTGTCCATCTACAAGCTAGCTGCCACTAGTATTTTCCTAAATAGGAAGTACTAGTGATGATACGTCATAAGCTTATTAGTTAAATGTATGCTATTAATTTAAATAATGTCTAACATTAATCTTCTATCTGCAGCCGATTTATTAGTTAAGGAAGCTGATGAATTGCTTGAAAAGGGGACGTAGTGCAAGCGCCAGAAAAGTACTATAAGGCAGAAGAGGCAGTAAAACTGATGGTTAAGTTGTTAAACCTGAATGACATACTACAAAAAGTAAAGAAAGAAGATTATTGGGGTTTAGGAATTTTACATGATGCTGTAATTCAAATATCTCAAAAATTAGGTAATGAGAAAGTAATTGAACTTTGGAAGTCAGCTATAGCAATATTCACTGCTAACTTATCTAAAGATATCCTTAGTGTAGAAGCAGAAAAAGTGAAGGAACTTGTCGAACTCTCAGATAAGATCGCTAATCTTAAATTGGATTAAGGAAGCTGATGCTTAGTGGGCTACTTCAATTTTTATCAGAAATAACGTTCAACTTACTTTTAATCAAACGCTAGATTTAGAATTTATCTTGATCTAGTTCAAAACATAGTGAACTACTCCGCCCTAACGGACGTGGCTTCCTGCTTCAAAGCCGAGGCTTGCCAAAGGTAGAGGTCTCAGCTCCACAGGCACTAAGGGTCGTTCCGACCCCGATCTTCTTAGGATGTTGAGGGAAGCATTATAATCACGATCAGCGACCCAACCGCACTTGGGACAGACAAACACACGATCAGCCAAAGTTAAGTCCTTCTTAACATGTCCGCACCTAGCACAAGTCATTGAAGTAAAAGCAGGATCCACTAGAGTGAGTTTCTTACCGTACTTCCCAAGTTGATATCTCATGACACTCCTAAGCTCATGAATAGCAACATCGTGTAACCTCATCCTCAGCCTTCGAAGAGACTTACCAACAAGTTGCTTAACGCGAATGTCCTCCATTACGAGAACATCATAATGCTCAGCAAAATACTTACCAAGTTTCATGTACATGTCCTTCCTAAGGTTCTTCAAGTGTTCGTGAGCCCTCGCTAGACGAATCTTTGCCTTAAACCAGTTGCGTGACAAGAACTTCTTCCGTGAGAGAGCTTTATGAAGCCTCTTCATCTTATTGAGTGCCTTCTCATAAGGCCTCTGGTTGGGGACATATTCCCCGTCAGAGGTAGTGAGAAGTTTCTCTACGCCAACGTCCACAGCAACTACTTTGTTTGTCTTGGGGAGTTGAGGATACTCTTGATCCACAACGAAAGTAATGTAAACTCTCCCTGATGATGTTAACTTGATTACTACCCTCTTTACCTTGTCTAGCGGGAAGTCCCTATGGACAACGACGTTGAAGATCCCTAGGTTTGACAGCTGAAGCGTTATTACCTTCTTCTTGTTCTTCTTGCTTTTCGTCCTTATTTCTCTCACCTTCAGGACTTTCCAACCTGACTGAGGGTATACTAGTGAGTACCACTTGTGTGCTTTCTTTTCCTTTGGGTAACGTGCTAACCCATAGAAGAACCTCTGTCTAGCGTCGTAGAATCTGTCTGCAATCTGCTGCAGTGTTTGGGAATATAGATGTTGATATTGTTCATCCTGTTTTCTCAGATCGAGAGCTAGTTGCCTCAACTCCGTCTTAGTGAGTCCTTTTCCATCTCTTTCATGAAAATAGATGTCTGTCCAACGTAGGGTGTTGTATACTTCTGACGCTAACCTCAACTGGGCTTTTAACGCCCTCAATGTTTGTTCGTCAGTGTATGCTCTAAAGCGTAACCCTACGTCGGACATTAATAGGGTATTTGAAAAAGAAGTATATAAGCTTTACAAAGGGGGCTCCTACGGTGATTTTCACGAACAACACTCCTAAACAAGAAGACAAGCTTTACAAGAGTAAAACTTTTATAAAGAGAACAAGAAAATAACACAAGCCGAAAGTGAACATGGGGATAAAACCCCGTTGGATAGGCTGGCTATACGTCCCCGCGATCTAACATGTGGGACAACATCCCGAGTAGGAGCGTGCAAAAATTTAAGGGGACGTTCTCATAGTTAGTTCGCACTATCTCCTAACAAAATTAACAATACAACGCGTATTATAGAAAAATTCAAGAATCAGAAAAAGAGTATTACACATACAAAGTGAAGATCCTAAAGTTAACCTCTATCGAGTGGTTTCCTCGGCTCTTCAAGCTATCGCCTAGCCATGTTAGAGGCAAAGCATGTGGAGCCTATCCATCTCCACCCTTACGGATGGAGTCTTCCGCCCCCTTTGAACCCCTTGTTAAGATAAAATTCAACAGTCCACAAAGCACTTGAAAATGAATTATAATGAAAATTCTAAAATTAAGAAGAATTTATTATCATCAATTTCTGAAAATGGTAAATTTTATCTGAAAAATTGATAATCTTCTAGGCAATTCTTTATCTTACAATAAATCAGCAATATGAACTACTTTGCTGTATCTCATCATAGCCAAACTACATGATGGATTGGTTGAGATAACTGTATTTGCACCACTTTCCTTAACCTTCTCCTCTTTTACCTTCATTATTTTATCCGAAAGTTCTCCTTGAAAGACAAAATACGATCCCCCTGCACCGCATTCAAAAGAAGGATCTTCCATTTCCTTTATTTTTATGCCCATTCTATTTAATACTTCTCTATTATATTTTGTTATTCCTATAAGATTTGCGTGGCATGGATCATGAACAGTAACTTCTGAATTTATTTTAGGTAAAGGCATGTTATACTTTACAAGGAACTCTGAAAAATCGTATACGTTAATTCCCATCTCTTTCATGTGAGCAGTACAATTTGACGATAATGAAACTACTATTTTCCCTTTAAATTCTTCTTTTAATTTCTGAGCTATTTGTAAAGCTCTGTCTTTCTCTCCTTCTGCATAGTGAGGAAGACCGCAACATCCATTATAAATGCTTACTGTGAAATACTTTTTAAGATAATTGAACGCCTTCTCTACGGTTTTTCTAAAAACAACTGAAGTAATACATCCTGGGAAGAGTATAATTTGAGCGTTTTTATCGTTACTAATAAGTGGAGGAAAAGATTCTGGAATAAACTTTGATATTCTATACATTATCCCTTTATTTGAATGTTTAGCAATTTTTAGCGAGGTATATAAAAGATTCGAGTTTTCTAATATTCTATGAATTGTTTTCTTAAGGAAATCTGCTTTTCTCACTGAGGATATGGACTCACCGTATTCGACACCGCTAGGGCATGCAGCTTCACATCTCCTGCAGAATACGCAAGTCTCTATTCCCTCACTGGGTATTCCTAATTTAACTGCCAATATTCTTCCTCTCGGTGAATGAATTTCGGATCTTGTTATAACGTAAGTTGGACATGCTTCTAAGCAAAAGCCGCAATGAACGCACTTCTCTAATCCCATTCCCATAACCACTTTACAACTTGATTTTCAGGGGCGCATTTATTTTTTATTATTGACTTACATGGATTTAAAAGTCCTTTTGGATCAAAAGTTTTCCTGAGTCTATCCATAACTTCCATATCTGTTTCCGAGTAATATTTTTCTAGAAATTTGACTTTTTCAGTTCCTATCCCATGTTCACCAGAAGGTACTCCACCCATAAGTATGGCAAGCTCAGTTATTTCACTGCCAGCTTGAATTGCCCTTCTTAAACTATCTTTATCCTCTGGATCGTAAGGTATTAAAGGATGTAAGTTACCATCTCCAGCATGAAATACGTTTGCTATCATCACTCCCTTTTCTTTAGAAATTTTTCCAACTTTATTCATTATTTCCGGTAAGTCCTTTCTAGGTACATTACAATCTAACGTCAAGTAAGCTGGCGAAATAACTCCCATGGCTGGAAATGCTCCCTTCCTAGCATTCCAATATTTTCCATCGTCTTCAGGAGTCATGTATTCTCCCTCCAGATTTTTGATTACTGAAATAATTTTCTCATATTCTTCTTTAACGTCGTCCTCATTTCCGTCTAATTCAATTAATAAAACATTAGATATAGGTAATCCAGCCTTGTATTTACTCTTTTCTACAACTTCAACAGAATATTTATCCATCATTTCTAAAGCTGAAGGAATTACCCCAGACTTGAAAATGTTTATTACCGCTTCTGACGCATCTTCTACTGTTGAGAATATTCCTATAATTGTTTTCCTGGCTTTAGGTTTCGGAAATAATTTTAATCTAGCTCTTAGTACAGCACCTAAAGTTCCCTCAGCTCCTATAAATATTGACGTTGGATTAAAAAATGGCGAAGAATTGAAGTATTCCACTTTTCCATTGGGCAAAATAACTTTTACAGATACTACACTATTAAACGTTGGGCCGTACTTTATTACATGAATACCTCCAGAATCATGAGAAATGTTACCTCCTATAGATGATACAATGTAACTTGATGGGTCTGGTGCATAAAATAGATCTTGAGGAGAATTTCTTGTTACCATTATATTTGCAATCCCTGGTCCAACTTCTATCTCTAATCCTTGAATTCCATAAACTTTGTTTAGTCTAGACATAGATATAACTACTTCACCATTCAGAGGAATTGTAGCACCACTAAGGCTAGTCCCAGAACCTCTAACTATGAATTTTCGCTCTTTAGAAATAAGTAATCTAAATACTTCGATGGCTTCTTCCTCATTGCCTGGGAGAACAACCATTGACGGGTTTCCTGAAACTGCAGTAAAACCATCAAAGGAATAAAGGATTTTTTCGTTGTCAGTAATTACCCAACGATCTCCAACTATTTTTCTTAGTTCATCTTCCATAATTTATATAGAGAAAAAGAATAAATAAGAATTTCTTTAGAACTTACTTCCTTCTACTATTATTTCTTTATTTAGAGATATATTATTAAAGGAATATTTGCTTTTGGTAAAAACTCTACTGATAGTAGGTTATGCATTAAGGAACATAGGAGGAAATGTATCTTCTCCTTTCAAATTCTTCTGCTGGGATTACGAGAAAGCAACAACTTAATAAGTTACTTTCAATTAAGTTTAAATTTATAGTTCTCTTTAATGCAGATATAATCTTTTTTTACTAGTCCTATAAGACTAGTCTTATGAGACTATATATTAAGAGACGAGAAGAAAATAAGGAACATAAAGAACTGGACTTTAATTTATGGTAGAAGGAAAACTGGGAAAAGTACTTTAGTAAAGAAGAACTTACGAATGGATTATTATGTTTTGATTGGAGATTCAAATAATGCTATAACCATAGATGATAAACTGAAGGAAAATCTTAAACTACAATGTCATTATTA
This genomic window contains:
- a CDS encoding FAD-binding oxidoreductase, with product MEDELRKIVGDRWVITDNEKILYSFDGFTAVSGNPSMVVLPGNEEEAIEVFRLLISKERKFIVRGSGTSLSGATIPLNGEVVISMSRLNKVYGIQGLEIEVGPGIANIMVTRNSPQDLFYAPDPSSYIVSSIGGNISHDSGGIHVIKYGPTFNSVVSVKVILPNGKVEYFNSSPFFNPTSIFIGAEGTLGAVLRARLKLFPKPKARKTIIGIFSTVEDASEAVINIFKSGVIPSALEMMDKYSVEVVEKSKYKAGLPISNVLLIELDGNEDDVKEEYEKIISVIKNLEGEYMTPEDDGKYWNARKGAFPAMGVISPAYLTLDCNVPRKDLPEIMNKVGKISKEKGVMIANVFHAGDGNLHPLIPYDPEDKDSLRRAIQAGSEITELAILMGGVPSGEHGIGTEKVKFLEKYYSETDMEVMDRLRKTFDPKGLLNPCKSIIKNKCAPENQVVKWLWEWD